In the Salvelinus fontinalis isolate EN_2023a chromosome 34, ASM2944872v1, whole genome shotgun sequence genome, one interval contains:
- the LOC129833660 gene encoding protein mono-ADP-ribosyltransferase PARP14-like codes for MAEAYLFAMLVELEGNPDIPKLKNKLVKYFQSKKSSNGGDCLVEYEISKGQGAVVRFRTAEARQRVLEKPEHKIKLDQGVLKLIVRLPSDEVPSAQKIPSAVNSGKQSAVVPKDLPESGDGNTTYPGESASAATEKTELESTSAVLGNIQESMNQALLEMLVKNIMNAQSSVSATASQRFSLEMLPDISMAVVTFQNVKDTEYFISNCTSHKIFKQKELSVKLLEITAKVKVENIPPNCSSDYILLYYEKEGEVVDIEMCEEDQSAIITFQDPNAVHRVTKKYHDEKQPIKAFPFYESLGTALYDKDQPTLKLPAAFTENINQAIWRYLCDKHEATATIKKILAENFCKVDLQHHAVQLSPLPSLLKQKDVKAKHVQQWKDTVKATFTQALSKFKSLELNVQDCAWEESENEICKAMSGEAVVVVPDKARGALIVVGLVDEVDRLSQSLNEIMDKIARIIEREKTSKTEELHLPPSVYHVLSQDGLQDKIAGEYPELKIAYNRESQKVTLKGLMQEVWGGNRKIMDGGLALKRKKVEVSNYVLEFLQEEDQEKLSNSLFTSQSINAALEIDRNGVELLAVSDKALSEAKRQIEKCFVSKYIDVEDSNALETLSGWKDLISRLEKTYNILSRTFMVKTSGDHPNIKVVVAGNTDTVNSVQMELEGFLCQNAPIEEILQIKSNAIVKFIQEKKSAWSDIVKSGVKVSFKDRAICLSGIRVHVSDCLTLFKNLVSSTYFDTLQVPKPGAKKFFQDEEAMYVDTVKMKTACVIQLVDEMHLVNNDKTVQAIEESLPKEIGSHGTNNLQQNLAISTENQQYRWEQRTNGSERVQTKEGLTITLIKGNIQDALTEVVVNTVGDDLILDSGAVSTALLNAAGPQLQELINQHATAGKVGEVIITKGCNLKSKLVFHTIAPRWSNGQGATQKTLSEIVKKCLVLAEQQQLVSVTFPAIGTGNLGFPRDLVASLMLDKVLKFSSKMNPKHLKEVVFILHPSDVPTFKAFTDEFNKRFMTQSAISKGSASTQQRIFSKVTSSSGMHETTMGGVVIQVVTGDITKETTDVIVNSTNGTFNLKTGVSKAILEAAGPTVEAECQQLSKTSCIDQPMILTEPGNLQSKKILHLVGISDPQNIQECVKDALKMCTRKDFTSISFPALGTGQGNVQVSQVADAMFDALVEVVAKKSVNTLRLVRIVIFQSAMLTEFYNSMLKKGGTDVQEKEDTDAQEAVTDLQDQGSLFKAFENVGTKIKSIFNRSKGGKPQKHERFVFMDKEVDPACFHICGDSQAKVDEAKQWVKDLILKDQDSSIITDDAIMNLTTSDRQRISNMINTMGVRVEQESSQAKLTIEGITKDVLKVTNEIQKMLQRVRGEEELNRSAELASTMVEWQYQQQGGHYQSFDLIHNFHLEQANETKKQHVEVTIQGRMYKVTLPNGPATDSHGNSLDIRRIDKAAHDSLPQCWDAMPDNRLCQSFPIQPGTSEHDEVLCLFQATCQNTVLKIERIQNPSLWRNLQIKKQEMDSKNGHQNNEKRLFHGTCPLIIDKINANGFNRSYAGKNAAAYGNGTYFAVEASYSADDTYSVPDSQGQKHMYLCHVLTGDFTEGQQDMIAPPAKSTSTTQLYDSVTDDPTAPSMFIVFNDIQAYPAYLITFN; via the exons CGAGGCAGAGGGTTCTTGAAAAGCCAGAACACAAGATCAAGTTGGATCAAGGTGTGCTGAAACTGATTGTTCGTCTACCATCAGATGAGGTCCCAAGCGCACAG AAAATACCATCTGCTGTCAACTCAGGCAAACAAT CTGCTGTTGTTCCAAAAGACTTACCTGAGAGTGGGGATGGAAACACAACCTATCCTGGGGAGAGTGCAAGTGCAGCAACAGAGAAGACAGAGCTGGAATCCACCTCAGCAGTGTTGGGAAACATTCAGGAGAGTATGAACCAGGCACTTTTGGAGATGTTGGTAAAGAACATCATGAATGCCCAAAGCTCAGTTTCCGCTACTGCATCACAGAGATTCAGTCTGGAGATGCTGCCTGACATCAGTATGGCTGTAGTGACTTTCCAAAATGTAAAAG ATACTGAGTACTTTATCTCAAACTGCACCAGCCACAAGATATTCAAGCAGAAAGAATTATCAGTAAAACTACTGGAAATCACAGCAAAAGTGAAAGTTGAAAACATACCTCCAAATTGTAGTTCAGACTATATCCTCCTGTACTATGAAAAAGAAGGTGAAGTTGTCGATATTGAAATGTGTGAAGAGGACCAATCCGCTATCATCACTTTCCAAGATCCAAACG CTGTTCACAGAGTCACAAAAAAGTACCACGATGAGAAGCAGCCTATCAAAGCTTTCCCATTTTATGAATCTCTGGGAACGGCCCTGTATGACAAAGATCAACCCACATTGAAACTCCCAGCTGCCTTCACTGAGAACATCAACCAGGCCATTTGGAGATACCTTTGTGACAAGCATGAAGCTACTGCAACCATCAAGAAGATTCTGGCGGAAAACTTCTGCAAAGTAGACCTGCAACACCATGCTGTCCAGTTAAGCCCCCTACCATCTCTACTCAAACAGAAAGATGTCAAAGCCAAGCATGTCCAGCAGTGGAAGGACACTGTCAAGGCGACCTTCACTCAAGCCTTGTCTAAATTCAAATCCTTGGAGCTGAATGTACAGGACTGTGCATGGGAGGAGTCTGAAAATGAGATCTGCAAGGCAATGTCTGGTGAGGCGGTGGTTGTAGTCCCTGATAAGGCCAGAGGTGCACTCATAGTGGTGGGCTTGGTAGATGAAGTGGATAGGCTCAGTCAGTCACTAAATGAAATCATGGACAAGATTGCCAGAATAATTGAGAGGGAGAAGACTAGCAAAACAGAGGAGCTCCACCTGCCTCCATCTGTCTACCATGTACTTTCGCAAGATGGTCTGCAAGACAAAATTGCAGGTGAATACCCAGAACTGAAGATAGCATACAACCGTGAGAGCCAGAAGGTGACCTTAAAAGGCTTAATGCAAGAGGTTTGGGGGGGTAATAGGAAGATTATGGATGGTGGGTTGGCACTGAAACGGAAGAAGGTGGAAGTGAGCAACTATGTCCTTGAGTTTCTGCAGGAGGAAGACCAAGAAAAGCTTAGCAACTCTCTTTTCACATCGCAGAGTATTAATGCAGCACTAGAAATAGATAGAAATGGAGTGGAGCTCCTGGCTGTCTCAGACAAGGCCCTGAGTGAAGCAAAACGCCAAATTGAAAAATGTTTCGTTTCTAAGTACATAGATGTTGAAGACTCCAATGCCCTGGAGACATTGTCAGGGTGGAAGGACCTTATCTCCCGTTTggaaaaaacatacaacattttgTCTAGGACTTTCATGGTTAAGACATCTGGCGACCATCCTAACATAAAAGTGGTAGTGGCTGGCAATACGGACACTGTCAATTCAGTGCAAATGGAACTTGAAGGCTTCTTATGCCAAAACGCTCCAATTGAGGAAATTCTTCAGATTAAGTCAAACGCCATTGTCAAATTCATCCAGGAAAAAAAGAGTGCTTGGTCCGATATAGTCAAAAGTGGAGTAAAGGTTTCTTTCAAGGATAGGGCCATTTGCCTTAGTGGCATCAGGGTTCATGTCTCTGACTGCTTGACCTTATTTAAAAACCTGGTATCATCAACATACTTTGATACTTTGCAAGTCCCCAAGCCTGGAGCAAAGAAGTTCTTCCAGGACGAGGAGGCCATGTATGTTGACACCGTCAAAATGAAGACAGCTTGTGTAATCCAGCTGGTTGATGAGATGCATCTGGTGAACAATGACAAGACAGTCCAGGCTATAGAGGAATCGCTGCCGAAGGAGATTGGGAGCCATGGGACAAATAATCTGCAACAAAATCTGGCCATATCCACCGAGAACCAGCAATATAGATGGGAGCAGAGAACAAATGGGTCAGAGAGAGTGCAGACCAAAGAGGGGCTGACCATCACACTGATTAAAGGAAACATCCAAGATGCTTTG ACTGAAGTTGTTGTGAATACAGTCGGTGATGACCTGATACTGGATAGTGGAGCAGTCTCAACTGCACTCCTTAATGCTGCTGGCCCCCAACTTCAGGAACTGATAAACCAACATGCCACTGCTGGCAAGGTTGGGGAAGTCATCATCACCAAAGGCTGCAACCTCAAAAGCAAGCTGGTCTTTCATACCATTGCTCCTAGATGGAGTAATGGACAAGGAGCAACACAGAAG ACATTGAGTGAGATTGTGAAGAAGTGCCTGGTTCTGGCAGAGCAGCAGCAACTTGTGTCAGTGACCTTCCCTGCCATCGGCACAGGAAACCTGGGCTTCCCCAGAGACCTGGTGGCCTCTCTGATGCTGGATAAAGTCCTCAAATTCAGCAGTAAGATGAACCCCAAGCATTTGAAGGAGGTGGTGTTCATCCTCCACCCAAGTGATGTGCCGACTTTCAAG GCTTTCACTGACGAATTTAACAAGAGGTTCATGACCCAGTCTGCAATTTCAAAGGGCTCAGCATCCACTCAACAAC GGATTTTCTCTAAGGTCACTTCAAGCTCAGGGATGCATGAGACAACGATGGGAGGGGTGGTTATACAGGTCGTCACAGGAGACATAACCAAAGAGACTACTGACGTCATCGTCAACTCCACCAATGGGACCTTCAACCTTAAGACAG GGGTGTCGAAAGCCATTCTGGAAGCGGCTGGTCCAACTGTGGAGGCAGAATGTCAACAACTCAGTAAAACCAGTTGta TTGACCAGCCGATGATTTTGACTGAGCCAGGCAACCTGCAGAGTAAGAAGATCCTTCACCTGGTTGGCATCAGTGACCCTCAGAACATCCAGGAGTGTGTCAAGGATGCACTTAAAATGTGCACAAGGAAAGACTTCACATCCATCTCATTTCCTGCTCTCGGCACAG GCCAAGGCAATGTACAGGTGAGCCAGGTGGCGGACGCCATGTTCGATGCGCTAGTGGAAGTGGTGGCCAAGAAGTCAGTGAACACCTTGAGGCTGGTCCGGATTGTCATCTTTCAGAGTGCCATGCTGACTGAATTTTACAACAGTATGCTGAAGAAGGGAGGCACAGATGTTCAAGAAAAGGAGGACACTGATGCACAGGAGGCGGTCACTGACCTTCAAGATCAAGGCAGCCTGTTTAAAGCCTTTGAAAACGTTGGCACCAAAATAAAAT CAATTTTCAATAGGAGTAAAGGTGGTAAGCCACAAAAGCATGAGAGATTTGTCTTCATGGATAAAGAAGTGGATCCGGCTTGCTTCCACATCTGTGGGGATTCTCAGGCTAAAGTAGATGAAGCCAAGCAGTGGGTCAAGGACCTGATCTTGAAGGACCAAGACAGCTCCATCATCACTGACGATGCCATCATGAACTTAACCACTTCTGACCGCCAGCGCATTAGTAACATGATCAACACCATGGGAGTGAGAGTGGAACAGGAGTCATCTCAAGCCAAGCTGACTATAGAGGGTATCACCAAAGATGTGCTCAAAGTTACTAATGAAATCCAGAAGATGCTCCAAAGGGTCCGTGGTGAAGAGGAACTCAACAGGAGTGCTGAGCTAGCCAGCACCATGGTGGAATGGCAGTACCAGCAGCAGGGGGGGCACTACCAAAGCTTCGACCTCATCCACAACTTCCATCTGGAGCAGGCAAATGAGACCAAGAAGCAGCATGTGGAGGTCACTATCCAAGGTCGGATGTACAAGGTCACCCTGCCAAATGGGCCTGCGACAGATAGCCATGGCAACAGCCTCGATATCAGACGCATTGACAAAGCAG CTCATGACAGTCTTCCTCAGTGTTGGGATGCCATGCCAGACAACCGTTTATGCCAGTCCTTCCCCATCCAGCCAGGAACCTCTGAGCATGATGAGGTCCTATGCCTGTTTCAGGCCACTTGCCAAAACACTGTTCTAAAG ATTGAGAGGATCCAGAACCCAAGCCTGTGGAGGAATCTCCAGATCAAGAAACAAGAAATGGATTCCAAGAACGGTCACCAGAACAATGAGAAGAGGCTGTTCCATGGAACTTGCCCCCTAATCATAGATAAAATTAACGCAAATGGGTTCAATCGGAGCTACGCTGGGAAAAATG CGGCAGCGTATGGAAACGGCACCTACTTTGCAGTTGAGGCCAGCTACTCTGCCGATGACACATACTCAGTCCCAGATTCCCAAGGGCAGAAGCACATGTACCTGTGTCATGTTCTGACCGGAGATTTCACTGAAGGACAACAAGATATGATTGCGCCTCCAGCTAAAAGCACATCAACTACTCAACTCTATGACAGCGTGACAGACGACCCAACAGCGCCATCCATGTTTATTGTATTCAACGACATTCAGGCTTATCCTGCGTACTTGATCACTTTCAACTAG